Part of the Bacteriovorax stolpii genome, TATGACAGGTATAAATCTGCTAGTTCATAGTGCTTAGAAGCGAATTTTTTATTGATGTGCTTGTCTTCCATCAGACCTGCACCTTTGTTTTTACCTTTTACGCGCTCATTGGCCGTGTCGAAAACCTTTTTAGCGTCTTCATATTGTCCAATGTCGTTGTATAAAACAGAAAGGCTGATAGCTGCGTCTGTATGCTCAGGATTTAAGTTTAAAACTTTGTTAAAAGCTTTAATCGCCTTCCCGATTTCTCCATTGATATGAAAGATATTTGCCAGAAGAAATAAAGCATCGACGTTGCGATCATCTGATTCAATGATTTCATTTAAAACAACCTGCGCTTTTTTATATTCCTGCTTTTCAAAGCATTCGCGGGCCGTCTTTAACAGTTGTTCATTGTTTGAAGTGTACATTCTGTGCCTCTCCTACTTTGATTCTACCGGATGTTCCACCAGTTCTTTGTTGGCCTTCTCTACGTTGGCCATAATGCGCGGGCGTTCTTGTTCGTTTTTTAGTGTGGATAAAATGTCTTCGTAGCGGTTTTTAGCCGCGAAAAAGTCTTTTGTTCTAAAGTAGAAATCTGCAATGTAGATCTCTTTTTTCTCTAACATATCTTCGATTTGAGCGATTCTCTTCTGAGCATCTTTTACATATTCAGTGTTTGAATAAGTCGTCATCAACTCATTGTAGTATTTAATCGCTTCAACTCCCGCAGAAAGATCGCGGTCATATGTTTCTGGAAGCTGACGGTAGAATGATTCTGAAATCCTGAAGATAACATAACCAAGCTCGTTGTATTTCGGGTGGAAATCGCGGAAGAGAATATAGGCCGCAGCTGCTTCAGCGTAGTTTTCTTGAGAAAATAAAATATCTGCCTGAAGAAGTTCTGCGTGAGTCGCATAGAAACTGTATGGGTACTGAGAGCGGATCAGGTTAAGTTTTTCCGTAGCCTGGATGTAACGAGACTTTCCAACCAACTCCTGCGCTTCTTTGTAAAGAACTTCTGCCTCTGTCGCTCCCTGTGGCCTTTTAGTCGCACAAGAAATCACTAAAATAGACAACGCCATTACTAAAAACTTAACAACTTTCAACGATAGCTCCAAACGAGGTTCTTAATGCTAAAAATGTATCATTTTGGCGAAGGCTACGACAAGGCTAAAGGCATTGGAATGATTGAAAAATACACCCTGTTTTTAAGGGGTTGAGGGAGAAGCTCCAAGCTTTTTTACTTGGAGCGTTCAGTATAAATTTCGTTATAGATTTCAGTGATAATGAGCTTGATGGCCGCGACTACCGGTATTGAAATAACCATCCCTGTAATTCCGGCGTAGTGAGAGCCTACGATAACACTAATGGCGACGATCATTGGGTGCAGGTTAACGATTTTTGAAACCAGGAATGGGAATACAAAAAAGGCATCAACCGCGTTGGCGACGGCATAAAGAATCAGTACCGCTCCCATCGTTGGCGATGTTAGTCCATACTCAAGCATTGTTAAGATAATGGCCGGGATCACACCCAGTATTGGACCGACATAGGGAACGATGTTGGTTATTCCAGCAGCAAACCCCAAGATAACGGCGTTATTAATTCCCATGATCAAAAGACCAATGGTGATGATCCCACCAACAATCACCGCCTCGACAAACTTTGCAAAGAAGTAGTCTCCAAGCTGACGATTGAAAACGTGGATAACGTAATAAAAACGCTCAAAGATGGTATTTGGTGTAAAACTTAGAAGCGTCTTTTTAAACGAATCTGAATCGCGGATTAAAAAGAATGTGAAAAAGGGAACTAAGAAAATCCATTCTAAAAGAGTTGCAAGGTAGTTGGGAACTTTTACCACAAACTCACTTGCCCATGTTTCTAACTGAGAAAGAGTCTGAAAGACATACCCATCGGCCAGTTCATGGCCCGTTTTCGCCTTGATAAAAGCAGTTACGACTTCGTATTGAGTGATAACGTACTGTTCGATTTGCGGAAGATTGTATTGAATATCTCTCGTTTGCATTGAGAGAACCGGAATCACTTTAAAAAGTGGCAGACCAATTAACACCGAGAGAACCACGAAAACAATTAATGTCGCTTTGGTTTTACTTAAATGGAAGCGCATTAAGTAGTTTACGATTGGAGTCAGGGCCAGCGATAAAATATAGGCCAGTGAAATGGGAATTGAAATTCGTGGTAGAGCCAATACCAGAGTACAGAAGAGCAAAATCACAACTGCAAAAAAGATCAGCTGGATTTTGACGATGTTTTTTCGACTACTCAAAATCATGTTTGCTCTTTTGGTTCGTGGTTTTTCTCAGCTAATTGGCGCTCTAACTTTCTTAAGCGTCTAGTGATTTTGCTTGCCTCTTCCGTCATATAAAAAAGGCGATCAGCAAGTGCCAGTGAGATTGACTGAATCAACTTCGCAGCAATCACCGGGTGATTTTCAATTAAATGCTCAAGGTCTGGTTTAAAAATACCAATCAATTCACAAGGACTCTTCGCCATCGCTGTTGCTGATCGTGGGTGAGCATCCTGAAGTAAGGCCATCTCTCCGAAGTAACAGAATTCATCCAAGACCAGGAATTTTTCTTCGCCAACTTCATGCCCATAATCTGTTCTTGATAATTCAATTAAGCCAGAGAAGATGAAATAGAAACCGATACCAATTTCACCTTCGCGAAATACTGTATCTCCCTCTGAAAACTTGCGAGAGTGCATGAACTTAGCCAAGATTCTGAGTTCGTTGTCGGAAAAGTTTTTCAGGAGCTCCACGTTTCTTAAAAAGCGCGGAATTGAATCGCGGCGCAGCTTACTTAATGGATTGGCCATCCATAAGTATTTCATCATCCCGAAGTCAATTCTCTTTGAATGGCTTTCGCCTTTGTTGCCAGATTCTTTGACTTCTTTTTCGTAAGAGGCGCTCATCGTTTCTCCAGTATTTTAAAATAGGCCCAATTGATCTTTGTTAATCCATCCTGCAAGAGAAAGTGGGAATTCTACGTAGAACCAGCCCTCTTTAAATTCACCCAGAATTATTTTAGAACCTGCGCGCACTTTTCCTTTTTCACTGAAGATCTTTGAAGGGCCTTCATAAAGCGGGATGTCTTGCAGAGCAATCGCATGGTTGACGTCTTTGACATAAATAAAAGAAAAAAGCATAGGGACAACTGCAAGAATAAGAACTGCGGCCATCACCCATTTTTTAGTAATCTTTTGAAACCTGATCATCAATGTAAAGATAATGAGTAAAAGCAGAGTAAAACTCACATAACCCGCAACCGGAATGGATGTTGTTATATTAACAAATTGATCCGGAAGGCTACTTGATGTGCTCAAGTCATCAACCTGTAGGTTCGACTTCACAAAATTTAAGTTATTGAGAGAGGAGCTATTGATATAACCCTCTTGAATCGCCTTTTCTAAATGAAATCTCGCAGTGGCCTGGTCTCCCATTTTCGAATAAACCGTTCCAAGGTTGTAGTGGAAAATACCCGAGTCAAATTGTTGCTTATTCTTAAGTAGATACTGTGCTGCGCCCTTATAATCTTTCTTTAAATACAGCTCATCAAAAGAGAGTTCTTTATTCTCAGAAAGCGGTTTTCTAGAGGCGCCAGTTATAGGCAATGTCTTAGGGATTGTGCTAGTATTTTTCATAAATTAATTATCGCAGAGGCCACGCTAGTTGCAAGCGAGAAAAAGAGTTCCGTATCACCCTAAAAAAATTTAAAACCACATAAGGAAGTATAGTCATGACCATTGGAGTTCAATCTAACGATATTAACGAGCATTTTAATAAGCTTTTCTCTTCTATTCTCTTGGAACAGCAGAAGTTTGATCACATCAAACCTGCTGATGAAAGCAAAAAAGAAGTGCTAAATGAAAAACTAAAAGAATATGAGAGCCTAAAAGGACGTGGATTCTTTTATCCGTTCATGGCAACGGGAAGAGGACATGGTCCTTTCGTAGAACTTCTTGATGGTTCAGTTAAGTTCGATTTGATCAACGCTATCGGTGTAAACCTGCTTGGTCACTCTCATCCAATTTATATTAAAGCTAACCTTGAAGCTGCTACTAGCGACACCATGATGTGTGGAAACCTGCTGTCTTACCAAGAGCCGTATGAGCTTTCAAAAGTTCTTCTAAATGCCGTTAAGAAGTCACGCCTTAAGCACTTCTGGTTTTCATGTTCAGGATCGTTTTCAAACGACACTGCCTTAAAAATCCTGTGGCAGAAAAAAGCGCCGAACTATCGCTTGATTGCTTTCCAAAAATCATTTGCTGGAAGATCAATCGCTATGCAAGACGTGACTTACAACCAGGCCTACCGTGAAGGAATGCCAAAATCGATCCAGGTTGACCACGTTCCACACTACAATTACAAAAATTCTGAAAATGCGATCCAGGAAACAATCGCCGCTCTTGATAAACTGATTGAAACAAACGGCAACACTTACTGCGCGCTTACAATCGAGTTAATCCAGGGTGAAGCTGGATTTATTTACGGAACAAAGGAATACTACAAAGCGATCTTTGAATGGGCGAAAAAACACGGAATTTACATTTGGGTAGACGAAGTTCAGTCTTTCACGAGAACAACTGAAATGTTTGCTTATCAGATGTTTGACCTTGATGAGTATGTTGATGTGGTTACAATTGGTAAAGTTCTTCAAGCTGCCGGAACATTCTATACTGAAGAGTTAAACCCAAAAGCGGGACTTATCGCCGGAACATTCAACGGCTCAATTGCTTCGCTTAACGCTGGTAAAGCGACTGTTCGTTACCTGAAAGAAGGAAACTTCTACGGTGAAAAAGGACGCATTAAAGAACTTGAAACAAAATTCAAAGCAAAATTCAAGGCCCTTTCTGAAGGGTCATGTAAAGGGAAAATCCCTTATTACGGTGGTATCGGAACTATGCTTTCATTTGAAGTGGGCGATGGTTCAGTTGATGTCACAAATAAATTTATGAAAAAACTTTTTGAAAACGGAATTATTTCATTCTCTGCCGGGAAAGAGCCGACTCGTGTTCGTTTCCTTCTGCCGCTTCCATTACTGGATTCGCACATTGATGAAATCTTTTCAATTGTTGAGAAGACTGTTCTCGAGACTATTAATTAGGACGTGTTATGTATATTCTTAGATCCGCAAGCCTAAATGACCTTGATGATCTTTACGATTTAAGCCAGCTGATGCTTTTTATCAATCTTCCACCTGATAAAGAGATCATCAAAACAAAAATCGAAAGCTCAATTAAAGCATTCACTAAACCTTCCAGAAAGCTGTGGGAAAACCACTATCTTTTCGTACTAGAAGACACTAAGGCCCAAAGAATTGTCGGGACATCAATGATCCATGCCCAACATGGAACTGAAGATGAACCTCATTACTTTTTTACAGTGGGACAGGAAAACAAGTTCTCAATGTCTTTAAACACTGGATTCATCCACGGAACTTTAAAGCTTGGATTGGACACTAACGGCCCGACTGAAATCGGAGGTCTTATTCTCGATCCAGAATTTAGAAAGAGCGATAAGAAACTTGGAAAACAATTATCCTTCGTTCGCTTTCTTTACATGGGAATGTTCCCGGATCGCTTCAAAGACACAATCCACTCAGAACTAATGCCTCCATTTGATAATGAAGGCCACGCTCCTCTTTGGGAAGCGATTGGAAGACGCTTTTTAAATCTTGAGTACCATGAAGCTGACGTGCTTTCGAGAAGCAACAAAGAATTTATTCTGAACCTTTTCCCGTCAGATACGATTTACATGACACTTCTTCCGATCGAGGCCAGAAACGCTATTGGAAAAGTCGGAGACTCAACGGCGCCGGTAAAAAGAATGCTTGAGAGCATTGGCTTTAAATATATGAATGAAGTGGACCCTTTCGACGGTGGTCCTCACTACCGTGCCAAGCTTAAAGATATCACACCGGTCAAAGATCTTTTTGAAGTGGAGATCCTTATCCGCGACAAAATTATTAAAAGCGATGTAGAGAGCATCATGGCCAGTCTTCCAACCGAAGACGGAACATTTAAAGCTGCTTACATCTCTGGAAACCTGAA contains:
- a CDS encoding aminotransferase class III-fold pyridoxal phosphate-dependent enzyme; the protein is MTIGVQSNDINEHFNKLFSSILLEQQKFDHIKPADESKKEVLNEKLKEYESLKGRGFFYPFMATGRGHGPFVELLDGSVKFDLINAIGVNLLGHSHPIYIKANLEAATSDTMMCGNLLSYQEPYELSKVLLNAVKKSRLKHFWFSCSGSFSNDTALKILWQKKAPNYRLIAFQKSFAGRSIAMQDVTYNQAYREGMPKSIQVDHVPHYNYKNSENAIQETIAALDKLIETNGNTYCALTIELIQGEAGFIYGTKEYYKAIFEWAKKHGIYIWVDEVQSFTRTTEMFAYQMFDLDEYVDVVTIGKVLQAAGTFYTEELNPKAGLIAGTFNGSIASLNAGKATVRYLKEGNFYGEKGRIKELETKFKAKFKALSEGSCKGKIPYYGGIGTMLSFEVGDGSVDVTNKFMKKLFENGIISFSAGKEPTRVRFLLPLPLLDSHIDEIFSIVEKTVLETIN
- a CDS encoding arginine N-succinyltransferase produces the protein MYILRSASLNDLDDLYDLSQLMLFINLPPDKEIIKTKIESSIKAFTKPSRKLWENHYLFVLEDTKAQRIVGTSMIHAQHGTEDEPHYFFTVGQENKFSMSLNTGFIHGTLKLGLDTNGPTEIGGLILDPEFRKSDKKLGKQLSFVRFLYMGMFPDRFKDTIHSELMPPFDNEGHAPLWEAIGRRFLNLEYHEADVLSRSNKEFILNLFPSDTIYMTLLPIEARNAIGKVGDSTAPVKRMLESIGFKYMNEVDPFDGGPHYRAKLKDITPVKDLFEVEILIRDKIIKSDVESIMASLPTEDGTFKAAYISGNLNKGSPAKFIIDPEEAKELGLKEDFKTFATYL
- a CDS encoding AI-2E family transporter, producing the protein MILSSRKNIVKIQLIFFAVVILLFCTLVLALPRISIPISLAYILSLALTPIVNYLMRFHLSKTKATLIVFVVLSVLIGLPLFKVIPVLSMQTRDIQYNLPQIEQYVITQYEVVTAFIKAKTGHELADGYVFQTLSQLETWASEFVVKVPNYLATLLEWIFLVPFFTFFLIRDSDSFKKTLLSFTPNTIFERFYYVIHVFNRQLGDYFFAKFVEAVIVGGIITIGLLIMGINNAVILGFAAGITNIVPYVGPILGVIPAIILTMLEYGLTSPTMGAVLILYAVANAVDAFFVFPFLVSKIVNLHPMIVAISVIVGSHYAGITGMVISIPVVAAIKLIITEIYNEIYTERSK
- a CDS encoding cyclic nucleotide-binding domain-containing protein yields the protein MSASYEKEVKESGNKGESHSKRIDFGMMKYLWMANPLSKLRRDSIPRFLRNVELLKNFSDNELRILAKFMHSRKFSEGDTVFREGEIGIGFYFIFSGLIELSRTDYGHEVGEEKFLVLDEFCYFGEMALLQDAHPRSATAMAKSPCELIGIFKPDLEHLIENHPVIAAKLIQSISLALADRLFYMTEEASKITRRLRKLERQLAEKNHEPKEQT
- a CDS encoding outer membrane protein assembly factor BamD, which produces MKVVKFLVMALSILVISCATKRPQGATEAEVLYKEAQELVGKSRYIQATEKLNLIRSQYPYSFYATHAELLQADILFSQENYAEAAAAYILFRDFHPKYNELGYVIFRISESFYRQLPETYDRDLSAGVEAIKYYNELMTTYSNTEYVKDAQKRIAQIEDMLEKKEIYIADFYFRTKDFFAAKNRYEDILSTLKNEQERPRIMANVEKANKELVEHPVESK
- a CDS encoding tetratricopeptide repeat protein, which gives rise to MKNTSTIPKTLPITGASRKPLSENKELSFDELYLKKDYKGAAQYLLKNKQQFDSGIFHYNLGTVYSKMGDQATARFHLEKAIQEGYINSSSLNNLNFVKSNLQVDDLSTSSSLPDQFVNITTSIPVAGYVSFTLLLLIIFTLMIRFQKITKKWVMAAVLILAVVPMLFSFIYVKDVNHAIALQDIPLYEGPSKIFSEKGKVRAGSKIILGEFKEGWFYVEFPLSLAGWINKDQLGLF
- a CDS encoding tetratricopeptide repeat protein; its protein translation is MYTSNNEQLLKTARECFEKQEYKKAQVVLNEIIESDDRNVDALFLLANIFHINGEIGKAIKAFNKVLNLNPEHTDAAISLSVLYNDIGQYEDAKKVFDTANERVKGKNKGAGLMEDKHINKKFASKHYELADLYLSYNRYDEALFEFNKVVGLDPENLDARIKIAKVYAKKGFVAKAIEELRNLKNEEPNFAPARIALGVIHYGNGNVLEAQAEWEKVLIKDPFHAEASMYMNLSKTATETRL